A genomic stretch from Motilibacter aurantiacus includes:
- a CDS encoding siderophore-interacting protein yields MGPGFDWQLLVGDASALPAIGCRIEEAAPQERVVAVVEVDGPHDEQQPPAGPAVPVTWAHRTAAALGVGSPLLDAVRALDLPAGDFFAFVAAEAGTVRAVRDHLLAERARARSGCGRRATASAASRTTTTDSPAAAQGRRQPDDSSPPGGRGCRRAGAGPGG; encoded by the coding sequence GTGGGGCCCGGTTTCGACTGGCAGCTGCTGGTGGGCGACGCGAGCGCGCTGCCGGCGATCGGCTGCCGGATCGAGGAGGCCGCGCCGCAGGAGCGGGTCGTGGCCGTCGTCGAGGTCGACGGGCCACACGACGAGCAGCAGCCGCCCGCCGGGCCGGCCGTTCCCGTGACCTGGGCTCACCGCACCGCGGCAGCGCTCGGCGTGGGCAGCCCGCTGCTCGACGCCGTCCGCGCGCTCGACCTGCCCGCGGGTGACTTCTTCGCCTTCGTGGCGGCGGAGGCGGGGACGGTCCGCGCGGTGCGCGACCACCTGCTGGCCGAGCGGGCGCGCGCAAGGAGTGGATGCGGGCGACGGGCTACTGCAAGCGCGGCGTCGCGAACCACCACGACTGATTCCCCCGCCGCCGCGCAGGGACGCCGGCAGCCGGACGACAGCAGCCCCCCGGGCGGGCGCGGCTGCCGGAGGGCGGGAGCCGGCCCCGGCGGTTAA
- a CDS encoding STAS domain-containing protein, which yields MTLTMSARRTGGATVVRLAGELDSRSAVQLRMFVLDQIAKRHHVLVLDLAAVPFVDSAGCRTLVDARQRLRERRGQLHLARPTRDVSRMLRTTGLGRVLPPHTTIAAALRACDEAGRPPA from the coding sequence GTGACCTTGACCATGTCGGCGCGCCGCACGGGCGGCGCGACCGTCGTCAGGCTGGCCGGCGAGCTCGACTCCCGCTCCGCCGTGCAGTTGCGGATGTTCGTGCTCGACCAGATCGCCAAGCGGCACCACGTGCTCGTCCTGGACCTCGCGGCCGTGCCGTTCGTGGACTCCGCCGGGTGCCGCACCCTGGTGGACGCGCGGCAGCGCCTGCGCGAGCGCAGGGGCCAGCTGCACCTCGCCCGGCCCACCCGGGACGTGAGCCGGATGCTGCGCACGACGGGCCTCGGGCGGGTGCTCCCGCCGCACACCACGATCGCAGCCGCGCTGCGGGCCTGCGACGAGGCCGGCCGCCCTCCGGCCTGA